The stretch of DNA TAGACTCCCATTTGGCATGAACTCGTATACTAGTGCTTTAAAGTCGTTTCTCTGAAAGTCAATGCTGGAACAAGCTGTTATAACGCCTACCAGATTCCGATGACGGACATTCCTCAATGTATTACACTCTGCCATGAAGCTCTTAGATGCACTGCGGTGTTCCAAGTTGAGAACTTTAACTGCAACCAATTTTCCATCCAAAATGCCCTTAAACACGGATCCAAAAGAACCCGTCCCAAGTAGATTCTCTAAAGAAAAACCAGCCGTTGCTTTGAGTAGCATGTCATAAGACACTTTCATAGTTGCTTTCCCCATCATTGAATCTAATAAAAGAggtgtttttttctttttgaaacATGCCAGGTACAGCCCTACAGCCCCTACCACCATGGCGACCACCCCAACAAGTGCACTGATGATTGGAATGATCAACTTACTCCTTTTCGTGCGCTGATTCTCAATGCATTTAGGTAATTGCAGCTGTTTAATTCCTCCACAAAGTCTGCTATTGCCAGCAACAAAGACCGCACTTGCATTTGCAAATACTGAATTCGTTGGAACCCTTCCCTCAAAATCATTGTAAGATAAGTTAAGGTAATACAATTGGTAAAATTTAGTGAAGAAGGATGGAATTAGGCCAGACAAATTGTTTCGAGAAAAGTCAATTTCTTGGAGGCTAGCCAAAGAAGCCAGGGATGGAGGAATATTTCCATGGAAGGAGTTTCCGTCCAAAACCAGGTATTGAAGTTCAGAACAATCGCCTAAACCATTTGGAATGACACCTAAAAACTTATTGTTAGACAATCCTAATTCTTTTAGGTTAGCTTGTTTACTCATTTCCAAAGGTAGGGAGCCTTCCAAATGATTATGGGACAAATCTACACTGACAAATCTAGCAGATCCGTCAAATAGCTCATTACTCAAGGTTCCATTGAGTTCATTGTATGATAAATTCAGGTACAACAAGCTTTGGCAAGTCCCAAGGTTTGGAGGTATACTCCCTTCCAATATGTTGTTAGTTAAATAAAGCACACTCAAGTATGATAAATTGCTCAAGGAATCGGGAATTTTACCATTTAAATTGTTGGAGTCCAGATAAATTACTTCCAATTTGTAGAGCTTCCCGAGATCTTGAGGGATAGATCCCGTTAATTTGCAGTTGTCCATCTCTAAATGATCAAGATTGTTGAGATTGGTAATACCTTCTGGAATTTTTCCACTTATCAGAGTATCTTCAATACTGAGGTACTCCAAAGAGGTGGAGAGATTGGCAATAGATTTGGGTAATATTCCAGAATAATAATTTGATCCCAAATCTAGGGTATTTAATTGGCTGCAGTTAACTAGTCTATCTATAAAATTAATATCACCGTGTAGGTGGTTCTCCACAAGGGATAAATAATTTAGTTTAtgaaaattcacaaaataagaaggaaaatttCCTATAAAATTATTAAAACCGAGTTCAATAAGTTCAATAGCTGTGTGGTTTTGGATCGTGATTGGAATTAATCCTGTGAAGTCGTTATCCTCTAGGTTGAACCATGTCAGACGGGGAATATTGATGCCAACATCTGGTGGAAGTTCTCCATGTAGTTGGTTGAAAGAAAAATCAAGAATTTGAAGGGAGGAGATATTAAAAAGGGATGTGGGAAGTGTGCCTGAGAGTTCATTTGACCCAAGTGCAAGGAAGGCTAGAAAGTGCATCCTACCAATGCTTTTTGGGACAGTTCCTGTAAATGTGTTGTAACCAGCATATAGTGTTACTAAAGAAGTAAGATTTTGTATGATGTCAAAAAGGGGGCCGGTAAGATGGTTATTTTCCACATTAAATTCCGTTAGCTTTGACAATGCTCCTAGTCCTGTTGGGAGTTTTCCCTCTAGCTTGTTCTTGTCTAAGCAAAAGTGTC from Silene latifolia isolate original U9 population chromosome 10, ASM4854445v1, whole genome shotgun sequence encodes:
- the LOC141607086 gene encoding uncharacterized protein LOC141607086, translated to MKHIHLQTQNESPSKISLIIFVFVILNITVTSALHSIDYSGNETDHIALLAIKSQLLVPSNWVLNSWNDSIYHCYWEGVRCGRKHRRVTVLDLSSRGLAGTISPFIGNLSFLKILDLYNNSLYGEIPNQLGHLIRLHVLQLYNNTLVGEIPANISRCVNLRHFCLDKNKLEGKLPTGLGALSKLTEFNVENNHLTGPLFDIIQNLTSLVTLYAGYNTFTGTVPKSIGRMHFLAFLALGSNELSGTLPTSLFNISSLQILDFSFNQLHGELPPDVGINIPRLTWFNLEDNDFTGLIPITIQNHTAIELIELGFNNFIGNFPSYFVNFHKLNYLSLVENHLHGDINFIDRLVNCSQLNTLDLGSNYYSGILPKSIANLSTSLEYLSIEDTLISGKIPEGITNLNNLDHLEMDNCKLTGSIPQDLGKLYKLEVIYLDSNNLNGKIPDSLSNLSYLSVLYLTNNILEGSIPPNLGTCQSLLYLNLSYNELNGTLSNELFDGSARFVSVDLSHNHLEGSLPLEMSKQANLKELGLSNNKFLGVIPNGLGDCSELQYLVLDGNSFHGNIPPSLASLASLQEIDFSRNNLSGLIPSFFTKFYQLYYLNLSYNDFEGRVPTNSVFANASAVFVAGNSRLCGGIKQLQLPKCIENQRTKRSKLIIPIISALVGVVAMVVGAVGLYLACFKKKKTPLLLDSMMGKATMKVSYDMLLKATAGFSLENLLGTGSFGSVFKGILDGKLVAVKVLNLEHRSASKSFMAECNTLRNVRHRNLVGVITACSSIDFQRNDFKALVYEFMPNGSLDRWLHGVERNMSVAQRVEVAIDVAHALGYLHHECETSIMHCDLKPSNILLDNDMVAHVGDFGLARFLTQPRHPNQSSTIGIKGTVGYAAPEYGLGSETSTEGDVYSYGILLIELMTGKSPTDSMFKEGYSLHNHAKAALPDQVLQIVDASLEEDNLTEEADDTRAIQDELQRRLECITTVISVGVSCSNHLPQERMKIVDARSRLQAARDNLLSARNRRNLPARDARDKKQVPVDISECSPATSEPVIGDTYTSTCQDYKDALKSTY